The DNA sequence ttactatctattgaagatagctttaaacctacaccatgctatctactgaagatagctttaaacctgcaccatgctatttactgaagatagctatatatcttcaccttcctatctactgaagatagctttatactgaagatagctatatattttcaccttgctatctactgaagatagctttaaacctacaccatgctatctactgaagatagctatatatcttcaccttcctatctactgaagatagctttaaacctacaccatactttgtactgaagatagctatatattttcaccttgctatctactgaagatagctttaaacctacaccatgctatctactgaagatagctatatatcttcaccttcctatctactgaagatagctttaaacctacaccatactttctactgaagatagctatatatcttcaccttcctatctactgaagatagctttaaacctacaccatgctatctactgaagatagctatatattttcaccttgctatctactgaagatagctttaaacctacaccatgctatctactgaagatagctatatatcttcaccttgctatctactgaagatagctttaaacctacaccatgctttctactgaagatagctatatattttcaccatgctatctactgaagatagctttaaacctacaccatgctatctactgaagatatctttaaACCTACACcatactttctactgaagatagctatatattttcaccttcctatctactgaagatagctttaaacctgcatcatgctatctactgaagatagctatatatcttcaccttcctatctactgaagatagctttaaacctgcaccatgctatctactgaagatagctatatatcttcaccttcctatctactgaagatagctttaaacctgcatcatgctatctactgaagatagctatatatcttcaccttcctatctactgaagatagctttaaacctacaccatactttctactgaagatagctatatattttcaccttactatctattgaagatagcttcaagggtagacgaggtattgttggtcgaagcaacctaataatcgattttcattatctaaatcaatatattattgaaaaataacaccttgatgttttgcaaaagttcattctgcaaatcatttactttgcaaacttgcttaatttattgttgttaatgagttatgtacgttttacaaaagtgttgttgtttcagccctctttacaacgtaactcaagaaccgcagcacctataaaagtatatctgtgatattttaattcttctacacactcgctatgaattgagcaatagagtttttgccaaagttcactaccattcgtaagttgctgtgaactaccaaatcacaacagtttaaaataattaataaccttaaacctacaccatgctatctactgaagatagctatatatcttCACcttcctatcttctgaagatagctttaaacctacaccatgctatctactgaagatagctatatatcttcaccttcctatctactgaagatagctttaaacctacaccatgctatctactgaagatagctatatattttcaccttgctatctactgaagatagctttaaacctacaccatgctatctactgaagatagctatatatgtTCACcttactatctattgaagatagctttaaacctacaccatgctatctactgaagatagtttaaacctacaccatgctatctactgaagatagctatatatcttCACcttcctatcttctgaagatagctttaaacctacaccatgctatctactgaagatagctacatatctgcaccttactatctactgaagatagctatatatatcttcaccttgctatctactgaagataactttaaacatacaccatgctatctactgaagatagctttaaacctacaccttgctatctactgaagatagctatatcttcaccttcctatctactgaagatagcttcaaactatcatgctatctgctgaagatagctatatattttcaccttgctatctactgaagatagctttaaacctacacagtgctatctactgaagatagctacatatcttcaccttactatctactgaagatagctttaaatcTACAccatgctatccactgaagatagctatttatcttcatcttgctatctactgaagatagctttaaacctgcaccatgctatctaatgaagatatctACATATCTTcaccttactatctactgaagatagctttaaatcTACaccatgctatctgctgaagatagctatatattttcaccttgctatctactgaagatagctttaaacctacacaatgctatctactgaaaatagctttaaACCTGCaccatactatctactgaagatagctacatatcttcaccttactatctactgaagatagctttaaagctgcatcatgctatctactgaagatagctttaaacatacaccatgctatctactgaagatagctatatatcttcaccttactatctactgaagatagctttaaacctacaccatgctatctactgaagatagctttaaacctGCACCATGCTATTTACTGACGATAGCTATATATCTTCaccttcctatctactgaagatagctttaaacctacaccatgctatctactgaagatagctatatattttcaccttgctatctactgaagatagctttaaagctgcaccatgctatctactgaagatagctatatattttcaccttgctatctactgaagatagctttaaacctacaccatgctatctactgaagatagctatatattttcaCCTTActctctattgaagatagctttaaacctacaccatgctatctactgaagatagctttaaacctgcaccatgctatttactgaagatagctatatatcttcaccttcctatctactgaagatagctttaaacctacaccatgctatctactgaagatagctatatattttcaccttgctatctactgaagatagctttaaacctacaccatgctatctactgaagatagctatatatcttcaccttcctatctactgaagatagctttaaacctacaccatactttctactgaagatagctatatattttcaccttgctatctactgaagatagctttaaacctacaccatgctatctactgaagatagctatatatcttcaccttcctatctactgaagatagctttaaacctacaccatactttctactgaagatagctatatatcttcaccttcctatctactgaagatagctttaaacctacaccatgctatctactgaagatagctatatattttcaccttgctatctactgaagatagctttaaacctacaccatgctatctactgaagatagctatatatcttcaccttgctatctactgaagatagctttaaacctacaccatgctatctactgaagatagctatatatcttcaccttcctatctactgaagatagctttaaacctacaccatactttctactgaagatagctatatatcttcaccttcctatctactgaagatagttttaaacctacaccatgctatctactgaagatagctatatattttcaccatgctatctactgaagatagctttatatcttcaccttgctatctactgaagatagctttaaacctacaccatactttctactgaagatagctatatattttcaccttcctatctactgaagatagctttaaacctgcatcatgctatctactgaagatagctatatatcttcaccttcctatctactgaagatagctttaaacctacaccatactttctactgaagatagctatatattttcaccttactatctattgaagatagctttaagggtagacgaggtattgttggtcgaagcaacctaataatcgattttcattatctaaatcaatatattattgaaaaataacaccttgatgttttgcaaaagttcattctgcaaatcatttactttgcaaacttgcttaatttattgttgttaatgagttatgtacgcttttacaaaagtgttgttgtttcagccctctttacaacgtaactcaagaaccgcagcacctataaaagtatatctgtgatattttaattcttctacacactcgctatgaattgagcaatagagtttttgccaaagttcactaccattcgtaagatgctgtgaactaccaaatcacaacagtttaaaataattaataaccttaaacctacaccatgctatctactgaagatagctatatatcttCACcttcctatcttctgaagatagctttaaacctacaccatgctatctactgaagatagctatatatcttcaccttcctatctactgaagatagctttaaacctacaccatgctatctactgaagatagctatatattttcaccttgctatctactgaagatagctttaaacctacaccatgctatctactgaagatagctatatatgtTCACcttactatctattgaagatagctttaaacctacaccatgctatctactgaagatagtttaaacctacaccatgctatctactgaagatagctatatatcttCACcttcctatcttctgaagatagctttaaacctacaccatgctatctactgaagatagctacatatctgcaccttactatctactgaagatagctatatatatcttcaccttgctatctactgaagataactttaaacctacaccatgctatctactgaagatagctttaaacctacaccttgctatctactgaagatagctatatcttcaccttcctatctactgaagatagcttcaaactatcatgctatctgctgaagatagctatatattttcaccttgctatctactgaagatagctttaaacctacacagtgctatctactgaagatagctacatatcttcaccttactatctactgaagatagctttaaatcTACAccatgctatccactgaagatagctatttatcttcatcttgctatctactgaagatagctttaaacctgcaccatgctatctaatgaagatatctACATATCTTcaccttactatctactgaagatagctttaaatcTACaccatgctatctgctgaagatacctATATATtttcaccttgctatctactgaagatagctttaaacctacacaatgctatctactgaaaatagctttaaACCTGCaccatactatctactgaagatagctacatatcttcaccttactatctactgaagatagctttaaagctgcatcatgctatctactgaagatagctttaaacatacaccatgctatctactgaagatagctatatatcttcaccttactatctactgaagatagctttaaacctacacaatgctatctactgaagatagctttaaacctgcatcatgctatctactgaagatagctatatatcttcaccttgctttctactgaagatagctttaaacctgcaccatgctatctactgaagatagctatatatcttaaccttgctatctactgaagatatctttaaacatacaccatgctatctactgaagatagctatatatcttcaccttgctatctactgaagatagctttaaacctacaccatgctatctactgaagatagctatatatgtgcaccttgctatctactgaagattgttgTATAcctatacattgctatctactgaaaatatcttTTAACctacaccatgctatctactgaagatagctatatatcttcaccttactatctactgaagatagctttaaacctgcatcatgctatctactgaagatagctatatatcttaaccttgctatctactgaagatatctttaaacctacaccatgctatctactgaagatagctatatatgtgcaccttgctatctactgaagattgttgTATAcctatacattgctatctactgaaaatatctttaaacctacaccatgctatctactgaagatagctatatatcttcaccatgctatctactgaagatagctttaaacctacccatgctatctactgaaaatagtttTATATCTGGttaaattgataaaattggttgtatgggcatgaaacttggttggtacagtcaacatttagagcttaatttttggcatgtcattttggagtcatccggggtcacccagaggtcatctgaggccTCTTTCACTATACAGTGTTGTACACATGTGTGTAAGATCTTGTGGCTAGGCCTACTGTCTTTCTTTTGGTCATCCTGTATGTAATTTCTCTTGCATGAATGtagtttaaccccctgagcactacctgccaatctaacattgcctctgattggtcaattacatgatatcttcactttaatcaccaatcagaatggagctttgtaaattaataaatcacccaaatttttttgtgtggtaaaattattcttacaatgttgctgattgggccaattgataatgaaaacttctttttggccaatcgacaggtagttctcatggggttaattaaaGTTATTTACCTGTTAACATGATGAATATTATTAGATTTTTTGATATGCCTGATTTGGGTTGATTCTTCATTCAATACTCCCcaaataagggttagggttatctATGTGCACTGCATACCAGGCATACTTGGAATATTGAATGAAGCAAACCACCTGATTTTGTCATTGTCTAGTTGCTCAGTCACATTACATGTGAAATAAATATCATTTATTTCAGCTTACAGATATTGAGCCCAGTGATGAAGTATTCATGATGAGGTCTATACAACCGAAGGACTATTTCAAACAAGCAGTCGCCATTATTATGTGCTGTTGGCTTGGATTCCCTCTTGGTGTAGCAGCACTTCTGCAATCAAAAAAAGTAAGCTTTATATATATGACACTATCAAGAGGAAAatgatgattttgatttaacttttgatccaaacacaaggaattaattcctacctcggaattttcagaaggtactccatctttcatcagcgagtgagtgtaTCAGGTTGTGATCTTTtttacctttgacctgataacagactcgctcacatgaaagatggagtaccatctgaaaattccgaggtaattccttgtgtttggatcaaaagttactaaatcaaaatcatgatttataccaacacagatgaactttcataaaCAAGAGGAAAATGAGTTTAATGTCaacaattttcaatttagaaTTTTTACTCATTATTCATAAAAATGTTCAAGTATGGTCCAAACACCTTGATTCAAATGACTTCTGGTTACACCGTAATGAGTGATTCCCCAATATAAGAATCTATCAATCAAGTCAAAATCAATTTTAGCTACATAGACTCATTTCTATGATCATGTCAAATATAAATAGAAAGCAACAACAAACAGAGCAATAATTAACATCCGAATGATGAACCAATGAAAGTGCTCCGGCCGGTGAGTGTTCCAAATGTCagtttgctttctatttacatttaccactacatatgaatataggtgaaaatgggctattctagttgaactccatacacccctatggtcccctatggaagacatgagatcttccacacagggagtgtgaatttcaaatgggattgcctgatagggtgattccatttgaaatctacactgccTGTGGGTGAAAAGAAAGTTCAGCTTCCCAATTATGAGTCCCCATGCGGGAGGGTAAATTTCCATCAAACAGTGTGCcaaaatgtgcccccccccctcttggcctaccaaattttggggatcccaatttaatTTGAAACcttaatggtctagatatatgtatATTGCGAGTATAGCGAGCAGTAagaatttgcacattatttaagcatttcctactgtttcctaagcctttttggaGTGTTTTATAAAAAGGTGtaccatgaatgtgtgccaaaattgcccccccttctgCTTGTCGAAAATTGCCTCCCCCATTCAGCTTACTAAAGAATTCttccccctccccaattttaccctcccccagggctcataagtattgcacagccccttatcttccacacaggagtgtaaatttcaagtggggttacctcattgggtgactctatttgaaaaacacccctgtgtgagagattaaggtcatgtcttccataggggtgcatggatttcaactggaatagcccatttagaggTTTGTTTGCCTGCATTTGACATGTCTATGATGCCAGGGTGGGGGTGATCTTACCTCAAACAATTCCTTCTGTTGCTTTCATTCAGGTACGTCACTTGACAGTAGATGGTGAATTGACACAAGCACAAGAAGCCAGTAGACTAACACGCACACTGCTGTTTATTGGACTAGCTCTAGGATTAATTGGCTGGTCCCTTCTAGTTACTGTAGTACTCATCTATTGTTTAACTACTGAGGACCAAAGTGCGGTGGAGTCATTGCAGAATAATGATGacaaatataacatttttgttCCAAATTAGGGTGTATTATTGGTAAGATATTCATGggttagactagtgtaaagacttgATTGAGGAATTCAACAGCTTACCGAGTAAAGCTGTGTTATGCTTCAATGGAAGATTTCTCTGCTAAGCTAATTATTTTGTTATGCGGGGGGAATTATGTTGCCCCAAAACGATTGTTTGACATCACAGATGGATTCCTCAATTTTTctaatatacttttatatacttttatagaCCAACAATATAGCAGTTATGGGGCCTAAACgctttcataattccagggttaagaaaCCTTAATGTTCAAAACAACTTACATAGCCCCTAAAGatcaaataatatttatttgaattatttgcaaaatataaagtaacaaaatggaattagcacattaaccaactctatttgaaactcactctcc is a window from the Amphiura filiformis chromosome 12, Afil_fr2py, whole genome shotgun sequence genome containing:
- the LOC140165607 gene encoding uncharacterized protein; translated protein: MTTAYNQLVDETGNSPCTVENGIPNGEAGIIVLTDIEPSDEVFMMRSIQPKDYFKQAVAIIMCCWLGFPLGVAALLQSKKVRHLTVDGELTQAQEASRLTRTLLFIGLALGLIGWSLLVTVVLIYCLTTEDQSAVESLQNNDDKYNIFVPN